The following proteins are co-located in the Diaphorobacter sp. HDW4B genome:
- a CDS encoding OmpA family protein yields MLDNLIREIGSRFGLSGDQAKSIAQMLLAFVTNPSSGGISGLLQRLRGDGLEGMVQSWLGNSSTPQVPSNAQVESMFGTGAGGGLLATIVSRLDLPRDKVVGIVGALLPKLISYLTPGGSVPSVLPADVASLAEGGRGLLGSALAGTAAAASAGAASVSSAASQTAAAAGSAGGGLAKWLPWIIGALIVIFGINYCSKKKPDAPAPTPATTSAPAAVTPPASVEAAPAPMPAPAASEAAVGVPTGAAVIDSVAQDLPMLRVFFDSGKTDVAAEFGDKSKALVEYLKANAGAKAVISGFNDPTGDPVKNAELSKQRAQAVQSALVAAGIAADRAVLEKPAETSDTGANNAASRRVDVVIRK; encoded by the coding sequence ATGCTGGACAACCTGATTCGAGAGATTGGTAGCCGCTTTGGTCTGAGCGGGGACCAAGCGAAATCCATCGCGCAGATGCTGCTGGCCTTCGTCACCAACCCATCTTCCGGTGGCATCTCCGGGCTGCTGCAGCGCTTGCGCGGCGATGGTCTGGAGGGCATGGTGCAGAGCTGGCTCGGCAATTCGTCGACCCCGCAAGTGCCCAGCAACGCGCAAGTGGAATCGATGTTCGGCACCGGTGCAGGTGGTGGACTGCTGGCCACCATCGTGTCGCGCCTGGATCTGCCGCGCGACAAGGTGGTGGGCATCGTCGGCGCCCTGCTGCCCAAGCTCATTTCCTATCTGACCCCAGGCGGCTCGGTGCCTTCCGTGCTGCCTGCCGACGTGGCTTCGCTGGCCGAAGGTGGCCGTGGGCTGCTCGGATCGGCCTTGGCGGGAACGGCCGCTGCCGCAAGCGCAGGAGCCGCGAGTGTGTCTTCAGCCGCATCGCAAACGGCTGCGGCCGCTGGCAGCGCAGGTGGTGGATTGGCCAAATGGCTGCCATGGATCATCGGTGCGCTGATCGTCATCTTCGGCATCAACTACTGCAGCAAGAAAAAACCTGACGCACCAGCGCCCACACCGGCAACCACCTCTGCTCCGGCAGCCGTCACGCCGCCTGCTTCTGTGGAAGCCGCTCCGGCACCGATGCCCGCACCGGCAGCCAGCGAGGCCGCTGTGGGCGTGCCTACCGGTGCTGCGGTGATCGACAGCGTCGCGCAGGATCTGCCGATGCTGCGCGTGTTCTTCGATTCCGGCAAGACCGATGTAGCGGCCGAGTTTGGCGACAAGTCCAAGGCGCTGGTCGAGTACCTCAAAGCCAATGCTGGCGCGAAGGCCGTGATCTCCGGCTTCAACGATCCTACGGGCGATCCGGTCAAGAATGCAGAACTGTCCAAGCAGCGTGCGCAGGCGGTGCAGTCCGCACTCGTGGCAGCGGGCATTGCAGCGGATCGTGCCGTGCTTGAAAAGCCCGCAGAAACCAGCGACACCGGTGCCAACAATGCCGCATCGCGTCGTGTGGATGTCGTGATCCGCAAGTAA
- the pbpC gene encoding penicillin-binding protein 1C, translating to MNFRLAAISFAAHGVARFRAPAAALLAVSALTFSPVASALPSYDEVRQDFRSSETLILSREGEAIQRIRTDSTVRRGQWTALADVSPALRTALVMSEDKRFFEHSGVDWSAVSAAAWGNLWNQRTRGASTITMQLAGLLDGDWRQGAGGRTVVQKVGQAVAAQVLDRRWRKDQILEAYLNLVPFRGELVGIDALSRTLFDKAPHGLDEREAAVAAALVRAPNAKPAQVAQRACGVLKDMRKSQATNCDALDLFTTGALQRRAFDPSEGIAPHYSRQLLAQLRGQGTDVKSAQVKSSISAPLQRVAVETLTRHLRELRGRNVEDGAIVVLDNATGEVLAWVGSSGLLSQAAEVDGVLAWRQPGSTLKPFLYAQAIAEKRLTAASLVEDSPAYIPTANGLYIPQNYDRQFKGWVSARTALAASLNVPAVRTLVMVGTDRFHEQLKAFGMPLRESGGYYGYSLALGSAEIPLLYLTNGYRTLANGGRWSGALLQPTVKTTNAGKAASPVPGKQVIDEGAAFIVGDMLSDTNARVRTFGTDSVLNTRFWTAVKTGTSKDMRDNWALGWSQHYTVGVWVGNASGEPMHDVSGTSGAAPIWAELMVWLHRDQRNSVPKAPANVVKTAVQFGAMDTAGNWLESPRDEWFLRGTEQKKFVIDSVASAEEAREAQRGKKGSKQGASTAAQGMPARIVSPVSGTIIALDPDIPPARQRVQFIASDAPDGARWLFNGKEQARGARWGWLPWPGRYKVELVDAKGQVLDETSVEVRGAGVRQQK from the coding sequence ATGAATTTTCGGCTTGCAGCCATCTCATTTGCAGCGCATGGTGTGGCGCGTTTTCGTGCACCGGCGGCCGCGTTGCTGGCTGTGAGTGCTTTGACATTCAGCCCGGTTGCGAGCGCGTTGCCGAGCTATGACGAAGTGAGGCAGGACTTTCGCTCGTCCGAGACGCTGATCCTGTCGCGCGAGGGCGAGGCGATTCAACGCATCCGTACCGATTCCACGGTGCGACGCGGCCAGTGGACGGCGCTCGCCGATGTGTCGCCCGCGCTGCGCACGGCGCTGGTGATGAGCGAGGACAAGCGTTTTTTTGAACACAGCGGCGTGGACTGGAGTGCGGTGTCCGCCGCAGCATGGGGCAATCTCTGGAACCAGCGCACGCGCGGCGCGAGCACCATCACCATGCAGCTTGCCGGGCTGCTCGATGGCGACTGGCGGCAGGGCGCGGGTGGGCGCACGGTGGTGCAGAAGGTCGGGCAGGCGGTGGCCGCGCAGGTGCTGGACAGGCGCTGGCGCAAGGACCAGATTCTGGAGGCCTATCTCAATCTCGTGCCGTTTCGCGGCGAGCTGGTGGGCATCGATGCGCTGTCGCGCACGCTGTTCGACAAGGCACCGCATGGCCTCGATGAGCGCGAGGCCGCCGTTGCTGCGGCACTGGTCCGTGCGCCCAACGCCAAGCCTGCGCAGGTGGCGCAGCGGGCCTGTGGCGTGCTCAAGGACATGCGCAAGTCGCAGGCAACGAACTGCGATGCGCTCGATCTGTTCACCACGGGCGCGTTGCAGCGACGCGCGTTCGATCCGAGCGAAGGCATTGCGCCGCATTACTCGCGGCAGTTGCTGGCGCAGTTGCGAGGTCAGGGTACGGATGTGAAATCGGCGCAGGTGAAGTCGAGCATCAGCGCGCCGCTGCAGCGCGTGGCGGTGGAAACGCTCACGCGCCATCTGCGCGAACTGCGTGGGCGCAATGTGGAAGATGGCGCCATCGTCGTGCTCGACAACGCGACGGGCGAGGTGCTTGCGTGGGTGGGGTCGTCGGGGCTCTTGAGTCAAGCGGCCGAGGTCGATGGTGTGCTGGCCTGGCGGCAGCCGGGCTCCACGTTGAAGCCGTTTTTGTACGCGCAGGCGATTGCCGAAAAGCGCTTGACCGCTGCGTCGTTGGTCGAGGATTCACCGGCCTATATCCCGACGGCGAATGGACTCTACATTCCGCAGAATTACGACCGCCAGTTCAAGGGCTGGGTATCGGCGCGCACGGCGCTTGCTGCGTCGCTGAACGTGCCTGCGGTGCGGACTTTGGTGATGGTGGGCACGGACCGCTTTCACGAACAGCTCAAGGCCTTCGGCATGCCGCTGCGCGAGTCGGGTGGTTATTACGGCTACAGCCTGGCGTTGGGCAGTGCGGAGATCCCGCTGCTGTATCTCACCAACGGTTATCGCACGTTGGCCAATGGTGGGCGCTGGTCGGGCGCACTGCTGCAGCCGACTGTGAAGACAACGAATGCAGGCAAGGCCGCATCGCCAGTGCCGGGCAAGCAGGTGATCGATGAAGGCGCGGCTTTCATCGTGGGCGACATGCTTTCCGACACCAATGCCCGCGTGCGCACCTTCGGCACGGACAGTGTGCTGAACACGCGTTTCTGGACGGCGGTGAAGACGGGCACCAGCAAGGACATGCGCGACAACTGGGCGCTGGGCTGGTCGCAGCACTACACGGTGGGCGTGTGGGTGGGCAATGCCAGCGGCGAGCCCATGCACGATGTGAGCGGCACCAGTGGCGCTGCACCGATCTGGGCCGAGCTGATGGTGTGGCTGCATCGCGATCAACGCAACAGCGTGCCCAAGGCTCCTGCGAATGTGGTGAAGACGGCGGTGCAATTCGGCGCGATGGACACGGCAGGCAACTGGTTGGAGAGTCCGCGCGATGAATGGTTTCTGCGTGGCACCGAGCAGAAGAAATTCGTCATCGATTCTGTGGCTTCGGCAGAAGAGGCGCGTGAAGCACAGCGCGGCAAGAAGGGCAGCAAGCAAGGCGCATCGACTGCGGCGCAAGGCATGCCCGCACGCATTGTTTCGCCCGTGTCGGGCACCATCATCGCGCTGGACCCGGACATTCCACCGGCGCGTCAGCGCGTGCAGTTCATCGCAAGCGATGCGCCCGACGGCGCACGCTGGCTGTTCAACGGCAAGGAGCAGGCACGCGGTGCGCGCTGGGGCTGGCTGCCTTGGCCGGGGCGCTACAAGGTCGAGCTGGTCGATGCGAAAGGCCAGGTGCTCGACGAGACTTCGGTGGAAGTGCGCGGCGCGGGCGTGCGCCAGCAAAAGTAG
- a CDS encoding methylglyoxal synthase gives MLMGLAANRLHHHNAEGALFEFLRHAEKGIRELNVGFHVVGRTFDAIAQAGMLAHYEPLQRYPRGSRGGLMKLVAEVVGMPEEGRRLDGAIYLIDPVDPSSIFPEALALKRQCLIHSKPFLSTVASARDWLEMERIQAGLPRDPSADRFHDFEKQTVALIAHDALKQTMLEFADRNFDLLSRFGRRVGTGTTGQRLNELAWSKGWPADQEWVYRFNSGPLGGDAQIADLVLDRRCQRAIFFEDPHVARQHEADIQLLERAVTTVTHETVCVTAPHIAQRWCDAARLRAQAG, from the coding sequence ATGTTGATGGGTCTTGCTGCCAACCGTTTGCACCACCATAACGCCGAAGGGGCCCTGTTTGAATTCCTGCGCCATGCGGAAAAGGGCATTCGGGAGTTGAACGTCGGTTTTCACGTCGTGGGGCGCACCTTCGATGCGATTGCGCAGGCCGGCATGCTGGCGCATTACGAGCCGCTGCAGCGCTATCCGCGCGGCAGCCGTGGTGGCTTGATGAAGCTGGTGGCCGAAGTGGTGGGCATGCCCGAAGAGGGGCGCAGGCTCGACGGCGCGATCTATCTGATCGACCCAGTGGACCCGTCGTCGATCTTTCCCGAGGCGCTGGCGCTCAAGCGGCAGTGTCTGATCCATTCCAAGCCGTTTCTCTCGACGGTGGCAAGCGCGCGCGATTGGCTGGAGATGGAGCGCATTCAGGCGGGGCTGCCACGCGATCCGAGCGCAGACCGCTTTCACGATTTCGAGAAGCAGACCGTGGCGCTGATTGCGCACGATGCCTTGAAGCAGACCATGCTGGAGTTTGCCGATCGCAACTTCGATTTGCTGTCGCGCTTTGGTCGACGTGTGGGCACGGGCACGACCGGTCAGCGGCTCAACGAACTGGCGTGGAGCAAGGGCTGGCCTGCAGATCAGGAGTGGGTCTACCGCTTCAACAGTGGCCCGCTGGGCGGTGATGCGCAGATTGCCGATCTGGTGCTGGACCGCCGCTGCCAGCGCGCGATTTTCTTTGAAGACCCGCATGTGGCGCGCCAGCACGAGGCCGACATTCAACTGCTGGAGCGCGCCGTGACCACCGTGACGCACGAGACCGTGTGTGTGACCGCGCCGCACATCGCGCAGCGCTGGTGTGATGCGGCCCGCCTGCGCGCGCAGGCGGGCTGA
- a CDS encoding alpha-hydroxy acid oxidase: protein MPELSKMTCIEDLRQVAEQRVPRMFYDYADSGSWTETTYRANSEDFQKIKLRQRVAVNMEGRSTEVTMVGQKAKMPVAIAPVGLTGMQHADGEIHAARAAEKFGIPFTLSTMSICSIEDIAESTKAPFWFQLYMMRDREAMTRMIGRARDAKCSALVLTLDLQVIGQRHKDIKNGLTAPPKPTIPNIINLMTKPRWCLGMAGTKRHTFRNLVGHVKGVSDMNSLAAWTNEQFDPRLSWSDVAWVRKQWDGPLILKGIMDVEDARLAVQSGADAIVVSNHGGRQLDGAPSSIHALPSIVDAVGQQIEVWMDGGIRGGQDVLKAWAMGARGTMIGRAMAYSLGAFGEAGVSKALQILHKELDVSMAFCGHTNIQNVDTGILLPGTFPTKDTPQY from the coding sequence ATGCCTGAACTCTCCAAAATGACCTGCATCGAAGACCTGCGCCAAGTGGCCGAGCAACGCGTGCCGCGCATGTTCTACGACTATGCGGATTCCGGTTCATGGACCGAAACCACCTACCGTGCCAACAGCGAAGATTTCCAGAAGATCAAGCTGCGCCAGCGCGTGGCGGTCAACATGGAAGGGCGCAGCACCGAGGTCACCATGGTTGGCCAGAAGGCGAAGATGCCCGTGGCGATTGCGCCCGTGGGGCTGACGGGCATGCAGCATGCCGATGGCGAAATCCATGCCGCACGCGCCGCAGAGAAATTCGGCATTCCGTTCACGCTCTCGACGATGAGCATCTGCTCCATCGAGGACATTGCCGAGAGCACCAAGGCACCGTTCTGGTTCCAGCTCTACATGATGCGCGACCGCGAAGCGATGACCCGCATGATCGGTCGCGCGCGTGATGCCAAGTGCAGCGCGCTGGTGCTCACGCTCGATCTGCAGGTGATCGGCCAGCGCCACAAAGACATCAAGAACGGCCTGACCGCACCGCCCAAGCCGACCATCCCCAACATCATCAACCTGATGACCAAGCCGCGCTGGTGCCTCGGCATGGCGGGCACGAAGCGCCACACCTTCCGCAATCTGGTGGGCCATGTGAAGGGCGTGAGTGACATGAATTCGCTGGCCGCATGGACCAACGAACAGTTCGATCCGCGCCTGTCGTGGAGCGATGTGGCGTGGGTGCGCAAGCAGTGGGACGGTCCGCTGATTCTCAAGGGCATCATGGATGTGGAAGACGCGCGCCTTGCCGTGCAAAGTGGCGCGGACGCCATCGTGGTGAGCAACCACGGTGGTCGCCAATTGGACGGAGCACCTTCGTCGATCCACGCGCTGCCTTCCATCGTCGATGCGGTCGGCCAGCAGATCGAGGTCTGGATGGACGGCGGCATTCGCGGTGGTCAGGACGTGCTCAAGGCCTGGGCCATGGGCGCGCGCGGCACGATGATTGGCCGTGCGATGGCCTACAGCCTGGGTGCTTTCGGCGAGGCGGGTGTGAGCAAGGCGCTGCAGATTCTGCACAAGGAACTCGATGTGAGCATGGCTTTCTGCGGTCACACCAACATCCAGAACGTGGACACCGGCATCCTGCTGCCCGGCACCTTCCCGACCAAGGACACGCCGCAGTATTGA
- a CDS encoding TetR/AcrR family transcriptional regulator: MHDDHHAIDEPHYTAGHRHSSPPTMRYPANETAQKRERILDEAARLFRERGFDRVGVAEVMQAAGLTHGAFYAHFASKEALASEALARAFARSEKRLFRKRHADEDLKQRFVERYLNRAHLNDPGDGCPLVSLGAEVARSDALQDGFTEALEQMIEKMAESFDWTPSDDASGAPARARSIMLLSTAVGALTLARAVNNPQLANEVLNAVKNELLAQPD; this comes from the coding sequence ATGCATGATGATCATCATGCCATCGACGAACCGCACTACACTGCAGGGCATCGCCATTCGTCACCGCCCACCATGCGTTACCCCGCCAACGAAACCGCCCAGAAACGCGAACGCATTCTGGATGAGGCCGCCCGTCTCTTTCGCGAACGCGGCTTCGATCGTGTGGGCGTGGCCGAAGTCATGCAGGCCGCTGGCTTGACGCACGGCGCGTTCTACGCCCACTTTGCGTCGAAGGAGGCGCTGGCATCCGAGGCGCTGGCACGCGCCTTCGCGCGATCGGAGAAACGGCTTTTTCGCAAGCGCCATGCCGACGAGGACCTCAAGCAGCGCTTTGTCGAGCGCTATCTGAATCGCGCGCATCTGAACGATCCGGGCGACGGCTGCCCGCTGGTTTCTCTCGGCGCGGAGGTGGCTCGCAGCGACGCATTGCAAGATGGTTTCACCGAAGCGCTCGAGCAGATGATCGAGAAGATGGCCGAGTCCTTCGACTGGACGCCGTCCGATGATGCTTCGGGCGCACCGGCACGTGCACGCTCGATCATGTTGTTGTCGACTGCCGTCGGTGCGCTGACGCTGGCCCGTGCAGTCAACAATCCGCAACTGGCCAATGAAGTGCTGAACGCGGTGAAAAACGAATTGCTTGCCCAGCCCGACTGA
- a CDS encoding MaoC family dehydratase, with translation MSDKLYLDDLVVGQKFKSREYLLDAEQIMTYAREFDPQPFHTDPEQAKNTFFKGLAASGWHTASITMKLVVESLPMSAGVIGAGVEELSWPLPTRPGDRLHLESEVLEIIPSRSRPERAIVRIRCETKNQNGDVVQSFIPKLLAFKRGAA, from the coding sequence ATGAGCGACAAGCTATACCTTGACGACCTCGTCGTCGGTCAAAAATTCAAGAGCCGCGAGTACCTGCTGGACGCCGAGCAGATCATGACCTACGCACGCGAGTTCGATCCGCAGCCGTTCCACACCGATCCGGAACAGGCCAAGAACACCTTTTTCAAGGGCTTGGCCGCAAGTGGCTGGCACACGGCGTCGATCACCATGAAGCTGGTGGTGGAGAGCCTGCCGATGTCTGCTGGCGTGATCGGTGCCGGTGTCGAGGAACTGAGCTGGCCGCTGCCGACGAGGCCCGGTGACCGGCTGCATCTCGAATCCGAGGTGCTGGAAATCATCCCCTCGCGTTCTAGGCCCGAACGCGCCATCGTCCGCATCCGCTGCGAAACCAAGAACCAGAACGGTGACGTGGTGCAGAGCTTCATCCCCAAGCTGCTGGCGTTCAAGCGCGGCGCGGCCTGA
- a CDS encoding DMT family transporter, with amino-acid sequence MHTFAPLLFVLIWSSGFLVGRGVAAHADPFWFLALRFALVCVVFTAAAWWARVEWPKGARRVGLHLLAGSLMSGFYLGPSWWAMSQGMPAGIMALIGALQPLFTALIAVVVLHKRLSGSTWIGLALGFGGVALVLWPRLAAADASALSLPVALIAAGSILSLTVGSMVQKSPLAASDLRSAGAVQNIGAVLVLIVMALLFGKPHWDNSPLLWGYLAYAVLVLSVAGTTLLIWLMRRGEATRTTALLLAVPPLSALQGWFIFGETMEAIQIVGFLVAIAGVALARR; translated from the coding sequence CTGCATACCTTCGCTCCGCTCCTGTTCGTGCTGATCTGGTCGTCTGGTTTCCTCGTCGGGCGGGGCGTTGCGGCGCATGCGGATCCGTTCTGGTTTCTGGCCTTGCGGTTTGCTTTGGTGTGCGTGGTGTTCACCGCTGCCGCTTGGTGGGCGCGCGTGGAGTGGCCCAAGGGTGCGCGGCGCGTGGGCCTGCATCTGTTGGCCGGTTCGCTCATGAGCGGTTTTTATCTGGGCCCAAGCTGGTGGGCCATGTCGCAGGGCATGCCGGCGGGCATCATGGCGCTGATCGGCGCGCTGCAGCCCTTGTTCACCGCACTGATCGCGGTCGTGGTGCTGCACAAACGCTTGTCGGGCTCGACATGGATCGGCCTTGCGCTGGGCTTTGGTGGCGTGGCGCTGGTGCTGTGGCCACGGCTTGCGGCGGCCGATGCGTCGGCGCTTTCCTTGCCGGTGGCATTGATTGCTGCGGGCAGCATTCTGTCGCTCACGGTGGGCTCGATGGTGCAGAAGTCGCCGCTGGCGGCCAGCGATCTGCGCAGCGCAGGTGCCGTGCAGAACATCGGCGCGGTGTTGGTGCTGATCGTCATGGCGCTCCTCTTCGGCAAGCCGCATTGGGACAACTCACCGCTGCTCTGGGGCTATCTGGCGTATGCGGTGCTGGTGCTGTCGGTGGCGGGCACCACCTTGCTGATCTGGCTGATGCGTCGGGGCGAGGCCACGCGCACCACAGCGCTGCTGCTGGCGGTGCCGCCGCTGTCTGCGCTGCAGGGCTGGTTCATCTTCGGCGAGACCATGGAGGCCATCCAGATCGTGGGTTTTCTGGTGGCGATTGCCGGTGTGGCGCTGGCGCGGCGCTGA